The Campylobacter sp. RM10537 genome has a segment encoding these proteins:
- a CDS encoding HDOD domain-containing protein, producing MASDMNEILLQSVEVLPSLPDTISKLRKYIEESRSNLEINKIADIISSDPLMTTKLLRLANSPFYGFSREITSLNQVVSLLGIGNIINTIMADSIRDNFKIDVSPYGLNTKDFINKCSEETAFITDWLNEEDKKLSHFLVPCALILRLGIVIFSNFLIQNNKDAEFLEHLKKIDFRDLSLVENEFLGVDHISFLGFLLYRWNFDDILTETICFIRSPHAARNEVKKSAYALAVLDHLFMPHRNFSVFNVKASIALIEEAKTQGVKFNLDNFISKLPKQIREEIEKEKK from the coding sequence ATGGCATCAGATATGAATGAAATTTTATTACAAAGTGTTGAAGTTCTACCTTCTTTGCCTGACACAATCAGCAAATTAAGAAAATATATTGAAGAATCAAGAAGCAATCTAGAAATCAATAAGATCGCTGATATTATCTCAAGTGATCCCTTAATGACAACCAAACTTTTACGTTTAGCCAATTCTCCTTTTTACGGCTTCTCAAGAGAAATTACTTCTTTGAATCAAGTTGTATCTTTACTGGGTATAGGGAATATTATTAATACCATTATGGCAGATTCTATAAGAGATAATTTTAAAATCGATGTTTCGCCTTATGGTTTAAATACTAAAGATTTTATAAATAAATGCAGCGAAGAAACTGCTTTTATTACAGATTGGCTCAATGAAGAAGATAAAAAACTGTCTCACTTTTTGGTTCCTTGTGCTTTGATATTAAGACTTGGTATAGTTATTTTTTCTAATTTTTTAATTCAAAATAATAAAGACGCTGAATTTTTAGAACATTTAAAAAAAATAGATTTTAGAGATCTTTCTTTAGTAGAAAATGAATTTTTAGGAGTTGATCATATTTCTTTTTTAGGCTTTTTGCTTTATCGTTGGAATTTTGATGATATATTAACAGAGACAATTTGTTTTATAAGATCTCCTCATGCGGCACGTAATGAAGTTAAAAAATCAGCTTATGCCTTAGCCGTACTTGATCATTTATTTATGCCGCATAGAAATTTTTCTGTTTTTAATGTAAAAGCGTCTATTGCTTTAATCGAAGAAGCTAAAACTCAAGGTGTAAAATTTAATTTAGATAATTTTATTTCAAAACTTCCAAAACAAATTAGAGAAGAAATAGAAAAAGAAAAAAAATAA
- the cheQ gene encoding cheVAW transcriptional regulator CheQ, which produces MKSIILPPNEFLDHYVLNAEFHRLVGISKNAYKFWKNVEIGRYQGTRVIFLHKNSILKKHQEKLKLCTNLNGFVLASAFCSFTTLAPSHLVKNNDSSIYKLLELKEVQGIKFVNLKKFYDFLGLDYHQHIYIEKCHFFSPAPFEKRIKITDSMCVGYY; this is translated from the coding sequence ATGAAAAGTATTATTTTACCTCCTAATGAATTTTTAGATCATTATGTTTTAAATGCTGAATTTCACCGTTTAGTAGGCATTTCTAAAAATGCTTATAAATTTTGGAAAAATGTAGAAATAGGAAGATACCAAGGAACACGTGTTATTTTTTTGCATAAAAATTCTATTCTAAAAAAACATCAAGAAAAATTAAAATTATGCACAAATTTAAATGGTTTTGTATTAGCCAGTGCTTTTTGTTCTTTTACTACCCTTGCTCCTTCGCATTTAGTAAAAAATAATGATTCTTCTATTTATAAGTTATTAGAACTTAAAGAAGTGCAAGGGATTAAATTTGTAAATTTAAAAAAATTTTATGATTTTTTAGGGCTTGATTACCATCAGCATATTTACATAGAAAAATGCCATTTTTTCAGCCCAGCCCCTTTTGAAAAACGTATAAAAATTACTGATAGTATGTGTGTTGGATATTATTGA
- a CDS encoding highly acidic protein, with protein sequence MENEEENLDYDTYEEEEEYTHANHRSYNYDDDDYSYDDESDEDEFYEMD encoded by the coding sequence ATGGAAAATGAAGAAGAAAATTTAGATTACGATACTTATGAAGAGGAAGAAGAATATACTCATGCTAATCATCGATCTTATAATTACGATGATGATGATTATTCCTATGATGATGAATCAGACGAAGATGAATTTTATGAAATGGATTAA
- the moaC gene encoding cyclic pyranopterin monophosphate synthase MoaC, which yields MNLTHLDDKNRPKMVDVSSKNITQRLAKASGMISMSQEAFESIKNNTAKKGPVLQTAIIAAIMGAKKTSELIPMCHPLMLSKIETDIIEFEKEFAFKLIVTIKCEGKTGVEMEALTAVSIGLLTIYDMVKAIDKTMKIGEIILENKQGGKSGEFVRS from the coding sequence ATGAATTTAACTCATTTAGATGATAAAAATCGTCCAAAAATGGTAGATGTAAGCTCAAAAAATATCACTCAAAGACTTGCTAAAGCAAGTGGAATGATAAGTATGTCTCAAGAAGCCTTTGAAAGTATTAAAAATAATACAGCTAAAAAGGGTCCTGTTTTGCAAACAGCAATTATAGCAGCTATTATGGGGGCAAAAAAAACAAGTGAATTAATACCCATGTGCCATCCTTTGATGCTTTCTAAAATTGAAACTGATATAATTGAATTTGAAAAAGAATTTGCTTTTAAACTTATTGTTACAATTAAATGTGAGGGGAAAACTGGAGTTGAAATGGAGGCTTTAACTGCGGTAAGCATAGGGCTTTTAACCATTTATGATATGGTTAAAGCTATTGATAAAACTATGAAAATAGGCGAAATTATTCTTGAAAATAAGCAAGGGGGTAAAAGTGGTGAATTTGTGCGATCTTAA
- a CDS encoding HP0495 family protein — translation MVNLCDLNKEPIINYPTFWDYKVIFDIHVHAGEIFEKILGQREFKYKHSNTSSNGKYQSFLLSVYVDSKQDRLDIFEKLKSEAKFVI, via the coding sequence GTGGTGAATTTGTGCGATCTTAATAAAGAACCCATTATTAATTATCCAACATTTTGGGATTATAAGGTTATTTTTGATATTCATGTGCATGCAGGTGAAATTTTTGAAAAAATATTAGGTCAAAGAGAATTTAAATACAAACACTCTAATACAAGTTCCAATGGAAAATATCAAAGTTTTTTGTTAAGCGTATATGTTGATAGCAAACAAGATCGTCTTGATATTTTTGAAAAGCTTAAGTCTGAAGCAAAATTTGTTATTTAA